In one window of Littorina saxatilis isolate snail1 linkage group LG11, US_GU_Lsax_2.0, whole genome shotgun sequence DNA:
- the LOC138979697 gene encoding small ribosomal subunit protein uS14m-like, producing MAGSLLGRTLQSLLRVNSQLQMTVRTHYVDWRMLRDVKRRRLVKDLNVYRQRYNAVRKNTILPAELQEMAHTEVAAMPRDSNYVRLRCRCVLTSRPRGVLEKWKLSRIMWRHFADYNQMSGIKRACW from the exons ATGGCTGGCTCACTGCTGGGGCGCACACTTCAGTCACTGCTGAGGGTTAACAGTCAACTGCAGATGACAGTGAGGACCCATTATGTGGACTGGCGGATGTTGCGTGATGTTAAGCGACGACGCTTAGTCAAAGACCTCAACGTGTATAGACAGCGCTACAATGCCGTCCGCAAGAACACCATTCTGCCTGCAGAACTTCAG GAGATGGCACACACGGAGGTGGCGGCCATGCCGAGGGACAGTAACTACGTTCGCCTGCGATGCCGATGTGTTCTAACCTCAAGACCGCGCGGTGTGTTGGAGAAATGGAAACTCAGTCGCATCATGTGGCGACACTTTGCTGACTACAATCAGATGTCAGGAATCAAGCGTGCATGCTGGTAG